A window of Tautonia plasticadhaerens contains these coding sequences:
- a CDS encoding MGH1-like glycoside hydrolase domain-containing protein yields the protein MPGSQPLRTTAEHRRLLDVMGDDRDNVSWRRWGPYVSDRSWATVREDYSADGEAWDFLPHDLARSKAYRWGEDGIAGLCDRYQILVFAPAFWNGRDPFLKERLFGLTPAEGNHGEDVKEYYFHVDNTPTHSYMSFLYKYPQGRFPYEELVDENRARQGQGLEFELIDTGAFDDDRYFDIEIEYAKFDEEDLAIRVTARNRGPDPAPLHIIPQLWFRNTWSWAGGDGRPLDEGDEPRISIAPRRSPSFVELYADDSPSTIPKGMPIPYSLGRRSLYVDPGMEPLFTDNETNMPRVFGPGNVSRKPFVKDAIHRTVVDGEACTNPAEVGTKAGLLYRFEAIPPGGSATVRLRLSDKIGQDDPLGPIDELIALRRGEADSFYGAIRPIGASDDEAMIQRRALAGMLWTKQIYLFDVHDWLRGDDPGWPPPDSRWSIRNQHWLHLNSMRIMSVCDKWEYPWFASWDLAFHCVPLALVDPQFAKDQLWVLLFEQFQHPNGQIPAYEWEFSDLNPPVHAWSVWRVYHMAAQFDQKHYGREARDRGFLERCYHKLLINFAWWVNKVDRQGNNIFEGGFLGLDNITIVDRSEPFADGTVIEQADATGWMGMFCLNLMRIALELAKENPVYQGMATKFFQHYAYVAAAMKRMGGRDYQLWDEADGFFYDVLRYPNGEFHTLRVRSLVGLIPLYAVERLESAWIDQFPSFKASLSWFLKNRPDLVSDVVHECPSEDGQGVTLVLTIVDREQLHRLLERVWDPDEFLSEYGIRSLSRAHADAPFRFDDRVVGYEPAESVSKLKGGNSNWRGPIWFPTNFLLIESLRKLGKAWGNTDGICRGDAVLTYNEMAADLADRLIAIFRATSEGMRPVFGGSRVFQSDPNWRDYPLFYEYFHGDEGAGLGASHQTGWTGLVACLIDEWKAESGTVGVPGSSDQVVTKDPPPATVRGGERVD from the coding sequence ATGCCTGGATCGCAGCCGCTCCGGACCACGGCCGAGCATCGTCGCCTACTGGACGTCATGGGAGACGACCGGGACAACGTGAGTTGGAGGCGTTGGGGTCCCTACGTCTCCGACCGGTCCTGGGCCACCGTCCGGGAGGACTACAGCGCCGATGGCGAAGCATGGGACTTCCTCCCGCACGATCTCGCCCGCAGCAAGGCATACCGTTGGGGGGAGGACGGCATCGCCGGGCTCTGCGACCGCTACCAGATCCTCGTCTTCGCCCCGGCGTTCTGGAACGGTCGGGACCCGTTCCTCAAGGAGCGTCTCTTCGGCCTGACCCCGGCCGAGGGGAACCACGGGGAGGACGTGAAGGAGTACTACTTCCACGTCGACAACACGCCGACGCACTCCTACATGTCGTTCCTCTACAAGTATCCCCAGGGGCGATTCCCCTATGAGGAACTCGTCGATGAGAACAGGGCCCGTCAGGGCCAGGGACTCGAATTCGAGTTGATCGACACAGGCGCCTTCGACGACGACCGCTATTTCGACATCGAGATCGAGTACGCCAAATTCGACGAGGAAGACCTGGCGATCCGGGTCACCGCGAGGAACCGAGGCCCCGACCCCGCCCCCCTCCATATCATCCCTCAGCTCTGGTTCCGGAATACCTGGTCCTGGGCGGGCGGAGACGGCCGCCCCCTCGACGAGGGGGACGAGCCCCGGATCTCGATCGCCCCCCGTCGCTCCCCCTCGTTCGTCGAGTTGTATGCCGACGACTCCCCGTCCACCATCCCCAAGGGGATGCCGATCCCCTATTCGCTGGGCCGTCGGAGCCTCTACGTCGACCCCGGCATGGAGCCGCTGTTCACCGACAACGAGACGAACATGCCCCGGGTCTTCGGCCCGGGGAATGTCAGCCGGAAGCCGTTCGTCAAGGACGCGATCCATCGGACGGTGGTCGACGGCGAGGCCTGCACCAACCCGGCGGAGGTCGGGACGAAGGCCGGACTCCTGTATCGCTTCGAGGCGATCCCTCCGGGGGGTTCGGCGACCGTCCGGCTCAGGCTCTCCGACAAGATTGGTCAGGACGACCCCCTCGGGCCGATCGACGAGCTGATCGCCCTCAGGCGAGGCGAGGCTGACTCATTTTACGGGGCGATCAGGCCGATCGGCGCCTCGGACGACGAGGCGATGATCCAGCGTCGGGCCCTGGCCGGGATGCTCTGGACCAAGCAGATTTACCTGTTCGACGTCCACGACTGGCTCCGGGGAGACGACCCCGGTTGGCCCCCGCCCGACTCGCGATGGTCAATCCGCAACCAGCACTGGCTGCACCTGAACTCGATGCGGATCATGAGCGTCTGCGACAAGTGGGAATATCCCTGGTTCGCCTCCTGGGACCTGGCCTTCCATTGTGTCCCGCTGGCGCTGGTCGACCCCCAATTCGCCAAGGATCAGCTCTGGGTGCTGCTCTTCGAGCAGTTCCAGCACCCCAACGGCCAGATTCCCGCCTACGAGTGGGAATTCTCCGACCTCAACCCCCCCGTCCACGCCTGGTCCGTCTGGCGCGTCTACCACATGGCCGCGCAGTTCGACCAGAAGCACTACGGGCGGGAGGCGAGGGATCGGGGATTCCTGGAACGTTGCTATCACAAGCTATTGATCAATTTCGCCTGGTGGGTGAACAAGGTCGACCGCCAGGGGAATAACATCTTTGAGGGCGGCTTCCTCGGGTTAGACAACATCACGATCGTCGACCGCAGCGAGCCGTTCGCGGACGGCACGGTCATCGAGCAGGCCGACGCGACCGGCTGGATGGGGATGTTCTGCCTGAACCTGATGCGGATCGCGCTGGAGCTAGCGAAGGAGAACCCCGTCTACCAGGGGATGGCGACGAAGTTTTTCCAGCACTACGCGTACGTCGCCGCCGCGATGAAGAGGATGGGGGGACGGGACTATCAGCTCTGGGACGAGGCTGATGGGTTCTTCTACGACGTGCTCCGCTATCCGAACGGGGAGTTCCACACGCTCCGCGTCCGATCGCTCGTCGGCCTGATCCCGCTCTACGCGGTCGAGCGGCTGGAATCGGCCTGGATCGACCAGTTCCCCAGCTTCAAGGCCAGCCTGTCCTGGTTCCTGAAGAACCGCCCCGACTTGGTGAGCGACGTCGTCCACGAATGCCCGAGCGAAGATGGCCAGGGGGTCACCCTGGTGCTGACGATCGTCGACCGGGAACAACTCCACCGATTGCTCGAGCGTGTCTGGGATCCGGACGAATTCTTGAGCGAGTATGGCATCCGGAGCCTCTCCCGGGCCCACGCGGATGCCCCGTTCCGGTTCGACGACCGCGTCGTCGGCTACGAGCCGGCCGAATCGGTCTCGAAACTCAAGGGGGGGAACTCCAACTGGCGGGGGCCGATCTGGTTCCCGACGAATTTCCTGCTCATCGAGTCCCTGCGCAAGCTCGGCAAAGCCTGGGGGAACACCGACGGGATTTGCCGGGGCGACGCGGTTCTCACTTACAACGAGATGGCCGCCGATCTGGCCGATCGGCTGATCGCCATCTTCCGCGCGACGTCCGAAGGGATGCGTCCGGTCTTCGGCGGCTCAAGGGTCTTCCAATCGGACCCTAACTGGCGTGATTACCCCCTCTTCTACGAATACTTCCACGGCGACGAGGGGGCCGGGCTCGGCGCCTCCCATCAGACTGGCTGGACGGGGCTCGTCGCCTGCCTGATCGACGAGTGGAAGGCCGAGTCGGGGACCGTGGGGGTGCCGGGAAGCTCCGATCAGGTCGTTACGAAAGACCCGCCCCCCGCGACGGTCCGGGGCGGTGAACGCGTGGATTGA
- the gnd gene encoding phosphogluconate dehydrogenase (NAD(+)-dependent, decarboxylating) translates to MQLGMIGLGRMGEGMVRRLLQAGHECVVFDLNRDKVDELTGAGAVGTNSLEDFVSRLAPPRPVWLMIPVAFVDEMIGKVVPLLEPGDVIIDGGNTHYHDDIRRAKELGPRGLHYVDVGVSGGVWGLERGYCQMIGGEAGVVGRLGPVFEALAPPVETAERTPGRDQVDGSTAEHGYLHCGPTGAGHFVKMVHNGIEYGIMAAYAEGLNILRHADVGSRQHEKDAETTPLRDPELYQYNFNLSEVTEVWRRGSVIGSWLLDLTAKALLKDHDLDAFSGRVSDSGEGRWTIQAAIDEAVPAHVLTTALYQRFASRGESTYADKVTSAMRKEFGGHVEKHSAGI, encoded by the coding sequence GTGCAACTGGGGATGATCGGTCTGGGCCGGATGGGGGAGGGCATGGTCCGTCGCCTCCTTCAGGCCGGCCACGAATGCGTCGTGTTCGACCTGAACCGCGACAAGGTCGACGAGCTGACCGGGGCCGGGGCCGTCGGCACGAATTCCCTGGAGGACTTCGTTTCCAGGTTGGCGCCACCGAGGCCGGTCTGGTTGATGATCCCGGTGGCCTTCGTCGACGAGATGATCGGGAAGGTCGTCCCGCTGCTGGAGCCGGGCGACGTCATCATCGACGGCGGCAATACGCATTATCACGATGACATAAGACGGGCCAAGGAGCTGGGGCCTAGGGGGCTGCACTACGTCGACGTCGGCGTCAGCGGAGGCGTCTGGGGCCTGGAACGCGGCTATTGCCAGATGATCGGCGGCGAGGCCGGGGTGGTCGGGCGGCTCGGCCCGGTCTTCGAGGCGCTGGCCCCACCGGTGGAGACCGCGGAACGGACCCCCGGCCGCGATCAGGTTGACGGCAGCACCGCCGAGCACGGCTACCTGCACTGCGGGCCGACCGGCGCCGGCCACTTCGTCAAGATGGTCCACAACGGGATCGAGTACGGCATCATGGCCGCGTACGCCGAGGGCCTGAACATCCTCCGCCACGCCGATGTGGGGTCGAGGCAGCACGAGAAGGATGCCGAGACGACCCCGTTGAGGGACCCGGAGTTGTATCAATACAACTTCAATCTCTCGGAGGTTACCGAGGTCTGGCGTCGGGGCAGCGTGATCGGCTCCTGGCTGCTGGACCTGACGGCAAAGGCCCTACTCAAGGACCACGACCTCGACGCCTTCTCCGGCCGGGTCTCCGACTCCGGCGAGGGCCGATGGACCATCCAGGCCGCCATCGACGAGGCCGTCCCCGCGCACGTCCTGACGACCGCGCTCTATCAACGGTTCGCGTCCCGGGGCGAGTCCACCTATGCCGACAAGGTGACCTCGGCCATGCGCAAGGAATTCGGCGGCCACGTCGAGAAGCACTCGGCCGGCATCTGA
- the rpiA gene encoding ribose-5-phosphate isomerase RpiA yields MTIAEKALELVSDGSVIGLGTGHAASDFVRLLGQHVRGGLDVRGIATSRATEALAREFGIPLLGLDDVDAIDATFDGADAVDPGLDLIKGLGGALLREKIVASYSKELVILVGQEKLTGRLGTGYCTTLPVEVVPFGLPLVRRRLVRMGLSCELRLREGQPVPTDNGNYTLDIDLASVAEHPRELDGRIRAIPGVVETGLFLGMAGMVLVQQEDGSVEVLKRSG; encoded by the coding sequence GTGACGATCGCGGAGAAGGCGTTAGAACTGGTATCGGACGGCTCGGTCATCGGGCTCGGGACCGGGCACGCCGCGTCGGACTTCGTCCGGCTGCTGGGCCAGCACGTCCGGGGAGGGCTGGACGTCCGGGGGATCGCCACCTCGCGTGCGACGGAGGCCCTCGCCCGCGAGTTCGGGATCCCGCTCCTCGGACTGGACGACGTCGACGCGATCGACGCGACCTTCGACGGTGCCGACGCGGTCGACCCCGGGCTGGACCTGATCAAGGGGCTGGGCGGTGCATTGCTCCGCGAGAAGATCGTCGCCTCGTATTCGAAGGAACTCGTCATCCTCGTCGGCCAGGAGAAGCTGACGGGACGTTTGGGGACGGGCTATTGCACGACGCTCCCGGTCGAGGTCGTGCCCTTCGGACTGCCCTTGGTCCGCCGCAGGTTGGTGAGGATGGGGCTGAGCTGCGAGCTGCGATTGCGGGAGGGGCAGCCCGTCCCTACCGACAACGGCAATTACACGCTGGACATCGACCTGGCCTCAGTCGCCGAGCATCCCCGGGAGCTGGATGGGCGGATCCGGGCGATCCCCGGAGTCGTCGAGACCGGCCTGTTCCTGGGTATGGCCGGGATGGTGCTCGTGCAGCAGGAAGACGGATCGGTCGAGGTCCTCAAGCGAAGCGGTTAA
- the tkt gene encoding transketolase: MSVATENEADLDLRCINTIRTLSMDAVQAANSGHPGTPVALAPVAYALWQGFLRFDPADPIWPNRDRFVLSAGHASMLLYSLLHLTGVRAVDPEYEILGEPSVPLDSIKKFRQLDSKCPGHPEYRWTSGVETTTGPLGQGVATSVGMAVAGKWMAAHYNRPEFPMFDYDVYAIAGDGCMMEGASSEAASLAGHLKLSNLCWIYDNNRITIEGSTDLAFSDDVATRFIGAGWNVTRVGDANDLQMLARAFHTFKDEKHRPTLIIVDSHIGYGTAKEGSHTAHGEPLGEEVIADFKRRFGLSPEPFHVPEGVYEHFQGGIGRRGRSLRDAWYVKFEEYKARHPELADQLDRMQRRELPDGWDRDLPSFPADEKGQAGREASSKVLNAVAKNVPWFIGGSADLTPSTKTRIESPEAGDFQADSYEGRNLHFGVRELGMGACLNGMALSKVRPYGSGFFIFSDFSRPAIRLAALMEIPVIYVFTHDSIGVGEDGPTHQPIEQLASLRAVPNMFTIRPGDANEVVEAWRFIMRLKREPACLVLTRQNVPTLDRSKYAPASGLSRGAYVLADPPPGVEPEVILMASGSEVPLCASAFERLSAEGVPARVVSMPCWELFEHQDPSYREQVLPPHLTARISVEQAATFGWERYVGPRGHMIGMQTFGASAPLKELQKKFGFTVDNLVSRAKELVSRGPGASS; encoded by the coding sequence ATGAGCGTCGCGACCGAGAACGAGGCCGACCTCGACCTGCGCTGCATCAACACCATCCGGACCCTCTCGATGGATGCGGTGCAGGCGGCGAACTCCGGGCACCCGGGGACCCCGGTCGCGCTCGCCCCGGTCGCCTATGCGCTCTGGCAGGGGTTCCTCCGCTTCGACCCTGCCGACCCGATCTGGCCGAACCGGGATCGATTCGTCCTTTCGGCCGGGCACGCCTCGATGCTGCTCTACTCGCTCTTGCACCTGACCGGGGTCCGGGCGGTCGACCCAGAGTACGAGATCCTCGGCGAGCCGTCGGTCCCCCTGGACTCGATCAAGAAGTTCCGTCAGCTCGACAGCAAGTGCCCGGGCCACCCGGAATACCGCTGGACCTCCGGGGTGGAGACGACCACCGGCCCGCTGGGGCAGGGGGTCGCCACGAGCGTCGGCATGGCGGTCGCGGGCAAGTGGATGGCGGCCCACTATAACCGCCCCGAGTTCCCGATGTTCGACTACGACGTCTACGCGATCGCCGGGGACGGCTGCATGATGGAGGGGGCCAGCTCCGAGGCGGCCAGCCTCGCCGGGCACCTCAAGCTCTCCAACCTCTGCTGGATTTACGACAACAACCGGATCACCATCGAGGGCTCGACGGACCTGGCCTTCAGCGACGATGTGGCCACCCGGTTCATCGGCGCGGGGTGGAATGTCACCCGGGTCGGCGACGCCAACGACCTGCAGATGCTCGCCCGGGCGTTCCACACCTTCAAGGACGAGAAGCATCGGCCGACCTTAATCATCGTCGACAGCCACATCGGCTACGGGACCGCCAAGGAGGGTTCGCACACCGCCCACGGCGAGCCGTTGGGAGAGGAGGTGATCGCCGACTTCAAGCGGCGGTTCGGCCTCTCCCCGGAGCCATTCCACGTCCCCGAGGGGGTCTACGAGCATTTCCAGGGTGGGATCGGCCGTCGCGGGAGGTCGTTGCGGGATGCCTGGTACGTCAAGTTCGAAGAGTACAAGGCGAGGCATCCGGAGCTGGCCGACCAGCTCGACCGGATGCAGCGCCGGGAGTTGCCCGACGGCTGGGACCGAGACCTGCCGAGCTTCCCGGCCGACGAGAAGGGTCAGGCGGGCCGGGAGGCGTCGTCGAAGGTGCTCAACGCGGTCGCGAAGAACGTCCCCTGGTTCATCGGCGGGTCGGCCGACCTGACGCCGTCGACCAAGACCCGGATCGAGTCCCCGGAGGCGGGCGATTTCCAGGCCGATTCCTACGAGGGCCGGAACCTGCACTTCGGCGTCCGGGAGCTGGGGATGGGGGCCTGCCTCAACGGAATGGCCCTGTCGAAGGTCCGGCCCTACGGCTCGGGCTTCTTCATCTTCAGCGACTTCTCCCGCCCGGCGATCCGCCTGGCGGCGCTGATGGAGATCCCGGTCATCTACGTCTTCACCCACGACTCGATCGGGGTCGGCGAGGACGGGCCGACCCACCAGCCGATCGAGCAGCTCGCGTCGCTCCGGGCCGTGCCGAACATGTTCACGATCCGGCCGGGGGACGCCAACGAGGTCGTCGAGGCCTGGCGATTCATCATGCGGCTGAAGCGGGAGCCCGCCTGCCTGGTGCTCACCCGCCAGAACGTGCCGACCTTGGACCGATCGAAGTACGCCCCGGCGTCCGGATTATCCCGGGGGGCCTACGTGCTGGCCGATCCGCCACCGGGCGTCGAGCCGGAGGTGATCCTAATGGCCAGCGGGAGCGAGGTGCCGCTCTGCGCCTCGGCCTTCGAGCGGCTCTCGGCCGAGGGGGTCCCGGCCCGGGTCGTGAGCATGCCCTGCTGGGAGCTGTTCGAACACCAGGACCCCTCGTACCGGGAGCAGGTCCTGCCGCCGCATCTCACCGCCCGGATCTCGGTCGAACAGGCGGCGACCTTCGGTTGGGAGCGCTACGTCGGCCCTCGAGGGCACATGATCGGGATGCAGACCTTCGGCGCCTCGGCCCCGCTGAAGGAACTCCAGAAGAAATTCGGCTTCACGGTCGATAACCTCGTCTCCAGGGCGAAGGAACTCGTTTCCCGGGGCCCCGGGGCGTCATCCTGA
- a CDS encoding cytochrome c3 family protein produces MPDASTPRGPSPRRPSGKQRAVRVPLDYYKSRDPLGRWRLLLVVFAPIVSLGWWFGDQLHRGSRSEIRASHGPVWAGHAIWEHDCESCHVPFEPIKSDAAFAPRGSSRLSGSDRRCSTCHAGPIHHANQLPGKTESCGGCHRDHRGREVDLTRVPDSQCTLCHSDLPHAIAGNPPAVPRDSPSVTRFDLDHPDFAIRAASTDGLGAVVGRLSDEGPPVLDPSNLKFNHAIHLEAGIDCGFTFADLGSEDRPWFGWTTSTPIEAKVTLDCASCHLLDAGDRPAGPASAVSPGPPRTTGDYYAPISYEAHCRACHPLTIGVPDAGDVPIDVPHGMQPSELRIVLERTFAAEALDHRPSRRDRTIGGTGAESPGRSDRQTLELLRDLRSYEEARIPGARVSRPTVGDEIQENVEDAEGTLYLGKQTCSECHSYEAPRGPDPSGWTVAPTRIPEIWFSHARFSHSAHRAVSCDQCHNGVTRSSTSDDVLMPPISTCRSCHAPPDDLHGTPLRGGARFDCVECHRYHNGESPLQGIGALARQVDLPGRRTVEEFLRGSAGRSASGGPRDDPGADRGGTTRPK; encoded by the coding sequence ATGCCGGACGCCTCGACGCCCAGGGGCCCGTCCCCTCGCCGGCCTTCCGGCAAGCAGCGGGCCGTCCGGGTGCCACTCGATTATTACAAGTCGAGAGACCCGCTGGGCCGTTGGCGGCTGCTGCTGGTGGTGTTCGCCCCGATCGTTTCGCTGGGCTGGTGGTTCGGCGACCAACTGCACCGGGGAAGCCGGTCCGAGATCCGGGCCTCACACGGGCCGGTCTGGGCCGGGCACGCGATCTGGGAGCACGACTGCGAGTCCTGCCACGTCCCCTTCGAGCCGATCAAGTCCGACGCCGCGTTCGCCCCCCGGGGCTCCTCCCGCCTCTCAGGCTCCGACCGACGCTGCTCGACCTGCCACGCCGGGCCGATCCATCACGCCAACCAACTCCCCGGGAAGACCGAATCGTGCGGAGGCTGCCACAGGGACCACCGCGGAAGAGAGGTCGACCTGACCCGGGTCCCCGACTCGCAGTGCACGCTCTGCCACTCGGACCTCCCGCACGCGATCGCGGGCAACCCACCCGCCGTACCTCGTGACTCCCCGAGCGTGACCCGGTTTGACCTCGACCACCCCGACTTCGCGATTCGAGCTGCCTCGACGGATGGCCTGGGGGCGGTCGTGGGGCGCCTTTCGGATGAAGGCCCACCCGTCCTCGACCCGTCGAACCTCAAGTTCAATCACGCGATTCACCTGGAGGCCGGAATCGATTGCGGCTTCACGTTCGCTGACCTCGGGTCGGAGGACCGTCCCTGGTTCGGCTGGACGACGAGCACGCCGATCGAGGCGAAGGTGACGCTCGACTGCGCCTCCTGTCACCTCCTGGACGCCGGCGATCGGCCGGCCGGTCCGGCCTCGGCGGTCTCGCCGGGGCCGCCCCGTACCACGGGGGACTACTACGCTCCGATTTCGTACGAGGCCCACTGCCGAGCCTGCCACCCCTTGACGATCGGCGTCCCCGACGCGGGTGACGTACCGATCGACGTCCCGCATGGCATGCAGCCCTCGGAACTCCGGATCGTCCTGGAACGGACGTTCGCGGCCGAGGCCCTCGACCACAGACCCTCGCGCCGCGATCGCACGATCGGCGGGACCGGGGCGGAGAGTCCAGGGCGATCTGACCGGCAGACCCTAGAACTACTCCGTGACCTGCGCTCGTACGAGGAGGCGCGAATCCCCGGGGCCCGAGTCAGTCGCCCGACCGTCGGGGACGAGATCCAGGAGAATGTCGAAGACGCCGAGGGGACCCTCTACCTCGGGAAGCAGACCTGCTCCGAGTGCCATTCCTACGAGGCCCCCAGGGGGCCTGATCCGTCCGGGTGGACGGTCGCCCCGACCCGCATTCCCGAGATCTGGTTCTCCCATGCGCGTTTCTCCCACTCCGCCCACCGGGCCGTCTCCTGCGACCAGTGCCACAACGGGGTCACGAGGTCTTCGACGAGCGATGACGTGCTGATGCCCCCGATCTCGACCTGTCGATCGTGCCATGCCCCGCCCGACGACCTGCATGGCACCCCCCTGAGGGGGGGGGCGCGGTTCGATTGCGTCGAATGTCACCGCTATCACAATGGGGAGAGCCCCCTCCAGGGCATCGGTGCCCTTGCCCGGCAGGTCGACCTGCCGGGGCGGCGGACGGTGGAGGAATTCCTCCGGGGTTCCGCGGGCCGATCCGCATCCGGCGGGCCTCGGGACGATCCGGGTGCCGATCGAGGTGGCACGACCCGCCCGAAGTGA
- a CDS encoding NADH-ubiquinone oxidoreductase-F iron-sulfur binding region domain-containing protein: MIVQELNALQQRCGFLPDEELRALSRRIDVPLHRLHEVASFFPHYRLKKGPEVEVRVCRDVSCHLRGAEQLRDGVKALANEIDPTGKVVEVEGVSCLGQCDHAPAVTVNDRVDHGLSEQDLRSRVHEAVSREPPRHRRADRGPLGWKIDPYDGNPRDEAVRKLVETRDPRTGSLSGGIDDLLEQLKISTLRGMGGARFPTHLKWAAVRAQASDVKYVVCNGDESEPGTFKDRELLRRAPHLLVEGMVLAGLTGGATKGYIYIRHEYHEEIEAVEDAIREATARGACGTDILGSGLSFPVEVFVSPGGYICGEESALLEAMEDRRAEPRNKPPFPTVAGLFNKPTIINNVETLMWTPSIYLKGGEWYRDQGINACKGLWFCSISGDVRAPGVYEVPFGVTVRDLIYRRAGGMSRGQRLRAVAPSGPSGGLFPPLIRRDLLPEAFAKAHLPDAGAFFDLLDLPLDPDIVRGMGGMLGAAFVAVGEHADLVGLALNLSEFFRNESCGKCVPCRVGSQKLVEMIRALRAGQFDREHLELARSLGNTMILTSICGLGQVAPNPLLTLAKYFPEEIEALLDRRGGPPAREFSMFETIV, from the coding sequence ATGATCGTTCAGGAACTCAACGCCCTGCAGCAGCGATGCGGATTCCTCCCCGACGAGGAGCTTCGGGCGCTTTCCCGGCGGATCGACGTGCCGCTCCATCGTTTGCACGAGGTCGCCAGCTTCTTCCCGCATTACAGATTGAAGAAGGGGCCCGAGGTTGAGGTCCGGGTCTGCCGGGACGTCTCCTGCCACCTCCGAGGGGCCGAGCAGCTCAGGGATGGGGTCAAGGCCCTCGCCAACGAGATCGACCCGACCGGGAAGGTGGTCGAGGTCGAGGGGGTCTCCTGCCTCGGGCAGTGCGACCATGCCCCGGCTGTCACCGTCAACGACCGCGTCGACCACGGCCTGTCCGAGCAGGACCTCCGGTCTCGGGTCCACGAGGCGGTCTCGCGGGAGCCTCCGCGCCATCGGCGGGCCGACCGCGGGCCGCTCGGCTGGAAGATCGACCCCTACGACGGAAATCCCCGCGACGAGGCCGTCCGGAAGTTGGTCGAGACCCGAGACCCGCGGACCGGATCCCTCTCGGGGGGGATCGACGACCTGCTCGAACAGCTCAAGATCTCGACCCTCCGAGGCATGGGGGGGGCCCGGTTCCCGACGCACCTCAAGTGGGCCGCCGTCCGCGCCCAGGCCTCGGACGTCAAATATGTCGTCTGCAACGGTGACGAGAGCGAGCCCGGCACCTTCAAGGACCGGGAGTTACTCCGGAGGGCCCCGCACCTCCTCGTCGAGGGGATGGTCCTCGCCGGGCTGACCGGCGGTGCAACAAAAGGTTACATCTACATTCGCCACGAGTACCACGAGGAGATCGAGGCGGTCGAGGACGCGATCCGGGAGGCCACGGCCCGCGGCGCCTGCGGGACGGACATCCTCGGGTCGGGCCTCTCCTTCCCGGTCGAGGTCTTCGTCAGCCCCGGCGGTTACATCTGCGGCGAGGAGAGCGCCCTGCTGGAGGCGATGGAGGACCGCCGCGCCGAGCCCCGCAACAAGCCCCCCTTCCCCACCGTCGCGGGCCTGTTCAACAAGCCGACGATCATCAATAACGTCGAGACGTTGATGTGGACCCCCTCGATCTATCTCAAGGGTGGGGAGTGGTACCGCGACCAGGGGATCAACGCGTGCAAGGGGCTCTGGTTCTGCTCGATCTCCGGGGACGTCCGGGCGCCCGGCGTCTATGAAGTCCCGTTCGGCGTCACCGTTCGCGACCTGATTTATCGCCGAGCCGGCGGCATGAGCCGGGGTCAGCGGCTCAGGGCGGTCGCACCCTCGGGGCCTTCGGGGGGCCTCTTCCCGCCCCTGATCCGACGTGACCTCCTCCCGGAGGCCTTCGCCAAGGCCCACCTCCCGGACGCTGGGGCCTTCTTCGATCTCCTCGACCTGCCGCTCGACCCCGACATCGTCCGCGGCATGGGGGGCATGCTCGGCGCGGCATTCGTGGCCGTCGGGGAGCACGCGGATCTGGTCGGGCTGGCCCTGAACCTCTCGGAATTCTTCCGCAACGAGTCATGCGGCAAGTGCGTCCCGTGCCGGGTCGGATCCCAGAAGCTCGTCGAGATGATCCGGGCCCTCAGGGCGGGTCAGTTCGACCGGGAGCACCTGGAGCTCGCGCGGTCGCTCGGAAATACGATGATCCTGACCTCGATCTGCGGCCTAGGCCAGGTGGCGCCGAACCCCCTACTCACGCTGGCGAAATACTTCCCGGAGGAGATCGAGGCCCTCCTCGACCGCCGGGGAGGCCCGCCCGCCCGCGAGTTCTCGATGTTTGAAACGATCGTCTGA